One Plasmodium vivax chromosome 13, whole genome shotgun sequence genomic region harbors:
- a CDS encoding hypothetical protein, conserved (encoded by transcript PVX_085445A) has translation MKLPPLCRLPLALVLLCLTSRARCYVHNDVMKFGEENSLKCSQGSLYILHCEVKCVNAKNRIIHRSCIDQVEAKCMGNAKCKYYFDYVVKSRGQSLRNKNEIEIEECVESERNEIKTSTTCLLSNSFLLDETYIQYFFFIKNKNEEPITCRDGRLSVKSAILHSPFCKINLKDITEILKRQCDHSKECVINPYVLQKDALNERDQCYINNSYVSLNVVCTKEGEEQPEESGHKQKRDDDVDETEEGSYDVSADQNKSAIVGEGNDDPESLGEEDELSETNEAVDLIMNSKESFENKIRKAKSILLSQMNEQEVKKNAIFKKLGEELSKMVLQKYEPSDLKDLIEDRYNEMRRSPDQDLYYLYLIDTLEINKMEDLDVTALQDQLAILLEEQMGKMNRIEKTINRLRKKYLSIYNKAKNKKVKDIYDEGVDPVLTYDDFAHGNGIITADIFFKYKPAIKPLTFSKSNASEERGSSKKKEYKDLLEMDALDEYNRKKRITDMRNGLMETLKKMYYAKNGIFNNLASCIKSYCYKRPLNLNALSSVLKRNFENLREKKSTDPVAPIVRYLQKVSGEVGGEVGGAAGGAAGGAASGAASGAVSEAVGGAIGGAVGEASIAVNPPRWEKSRRILQKLKALLHLGYQQALDKELEIDERTDKYNALNEKAKEYNLQRLFSESDKLLKKVAMLTSASESADEVFGNQASFFDVYRGEAASQKGVAASEKGVAAREKGVAASEKGVAASEKGVAASEKGVAASEKGVAASQKGGETSEEGEAASQKDVATSEEGGASSEKRDDDEMNPPDEGYESAKEDGENAQDDDSGGNAEPVEGKAGESEDADGVNAGSNKEGEDGESVEEEAAEGEAAPKEEAADGEDAPEEEAEGEDAPEEEADGEDAPKEEATDGEDAPKEEEAEGEDASKDEEADEGSTDEEEAADGGSTDATAADEAAGGVADQNDVPVKGEDSDGAESDGAEDAATEIRGEAEAGEEAAEQPTGEAVVKGDSEGGASGLETEKKGDDGGSFFQGLSRVLLTVLAILSLEFLL, from the exons atgaaacTGCCGCCCCTgtgccgcctccccctcgcCCTCGTGCTGCTCTGCCTGACGTCTCGAGCGAGATGCTACGTGCACAACGACGTCATGAAGTTCGGGGAGGAAAACTCTCTGAA gtgcTCGCAGGGAAGCCTCTACATCCTGCACTGCGAAGTGAAGTGCGTGAATGCGAAGAACCGAATCATCCACCGGAGCTGCATAGACCAAGTGGAGGCCAAGTGCATGGGGAACGCCAAGTGCAAGTACTACTTCGACTACGTGGTGAAGAGCAGAGGGCAGTCCCTGCGgaacaaaaacgaaattgaaatTGAGGAGTGCGTCGAATCTGAGAGAAACGAAATCAAAACGTCTACGACGTGTCTCCTGAGCAACTCATTCCTGCTAGACGAGACCTACATtcagtattttttttttataaaaaataaaaatgaagaaccaATCACCTGTAGGGATGGAAGGTTAAGTGTGAAAAGCGCTATTTTgcactcccccttttgtaaaattaacCTAAAGGATATCAcagaaattttgaaaaggcAATGTGACCACAGCAAAGAATGTGTAATCAACCCCTACGTGTTGCAGAAGGATGCTCTGAATGAGAGGGACCAGTGCTATATTAACAACTCATATGTATCTCTCAACGTTGTGTGTAcgaaggagggggaggagcagcccGAGGAGAGTGGCCACAAGCAGAAGCGGGATGATGACGTTGACGAAACGGAGGAGGGGAGCTACGACGTTAGCGCAGATCAGAACAAAAGTGCGATAGTCGGCGAGGGAAATGATGACCCCGAGTCGCTTGGCGAAGAAGACGAGCTGAGCGAAACAAACGAGGCGGTAGACCTCATAATGAACAGCAAGGAAAGTTTCGAAAACAAAATTAGAAAAGCGAAGTCGATCCTTTTATCCCAAATGAACGAACaggaagtgaagaagaatgccatttttaaaaagctagGGGAGGAACTCTCCAAAATGGTCCTCCAAAAATATGAGCCGTCCGATCTGAAGGACCTAATCGAAGATAGGTACAACGAAATGAGGAGAAGCCCCGACCAAGATTTGTATTACCTTTACCTGATAGACACTttagaaattaacaaaatggaagaccTAGATGTGACAGCTCTGCAGGatcagctagccattttgctggAGGAGCAAATGGGCAAGATGAACAGAATCGAGAAAACCATAAACAGGCTGAGGAAGAAGTACCTCTCCATTTACAACAAAgcaaagaataaaaaagtgaaggaCATTTACGATGAGGGTGTAGACCCTGTGTTGACTTACGACGACTTTGCTCATGGCAATGGGATAATTACAGCCGACATCTTCTTCAAGTATAAGCCAGCCATCAAGCCACTTACCTTTAGCAAATCTAATGCCAGTGAGGAGAGAGgctcttccaaaaaaaaggaatacaaaGACCTACTGGAGATGGACGCTCTTGATGAATACAACAGGAAGAAGCGAATCACAGACATGAGAAACGGTCTTATGGAGACCCTAAAAAAGATGTATTATGCGAAGAATGGGATCTTTAacaatttggctagctgcatCAAGTCCTACTGCTATAAGAGGCCACTGAACCTTAATGCGCTTAGCAGCGTGCTCAAGAGGAACTTCGAAAACCTcagggagaagaaaagcaCCGACCCGGTTGCCCCCATCGTCCGGTACCTCCAGAAGGTTAGCGGAGAGGTTGGCGGAGAGGTTGGCGGAGCggcagggggagcggcaggagGAGCGGCTAGCGGAGCGGCTAGCGGAGCGGTTAGCGAAGCGGTTGGAGGAGCGATTGGCGGAGCGGTCGGCGAAGCTTCCATAGCAGTTAACCCCCCTCGCTGGGAGAAGAGCAGGCGAATCCTGCAGAAACTCAAAGCGCTGCTGCACCTCGGCTACCAACAGGCGCTGGACAAGGAGCTCGAAATAGACGAAAGGACAGATAAGTACAACGCGCTGAATGAGAAGGCCAAGGAGTATAACCTCCAGCGGCTGTTCAGCGAGAGCGACAAGCTCCTGAAGAAGGTCGCCATGCTCACCAGCGCCAGCGAGAGCGCCGACGAGGTGTTTGGCAACCAGGCCTCCTTCTTCGACGTctacaggggggaagcggcgagtCAGAAGGGTGTGGCGGCGAGCGAGAAGGGTGTGGCGGCGAGAGAGAAGGGTGTGGCGGCGAGCGAGAAGGGTGTGGCGGCGAGCGAGAAGGGTGTGGCGGCGAGCGAGAAGGGTGTGGCGGCGAGCGAGAAGGGTGTGGCGGCGAGTCAGAAGGGTGGTGAGACCAGTGAGGAGGGCGAAGCGGCGAGTCAGAAGGATGTGGCGACCAGTGAGGAGGGCGGTGCCTCCAGTGAAAAGCGCGACGACGACGAAATGAATCCCCCCGACGAAGGATACGAGAGCGCCAAAGAGGATGGAGAGAACGCTCAGGACGATGACAGCGGGGGAAATGCAGAACCTGTTGAAGGAAAGGCGGGAGAAAGTGAAGATGCCGACGGGGTAAATGCGGGAAGTAACAAAGAAGGTGAGGATGGCGAAAGCGTCGAGGAGGAAGCAGCAGAGGGGGAGGCTGCACCGAAGGAGGAAGCAGCAGATGGGGAGGATGCAccagaggaagaagcagagggggaggatgcaccagaggaagaagcagatggGGAGGATGCACCAAAGGAGGAAGCAACAGATGGGGAGGATGCaccaaaggaggaagaagcagagggGGAAGATGCATCAAaggatgaagaagcagatgAGGGCTCTacagatgaggaggaagcggccgATGGGGGCTCTACAGATGCGACCGCCGCGGATGAAGCCGCTGGAGGAGTGGCCGACCAGAACGATGTCCCAGTGAAGGGCGAAGACAGCGACGGGGCAGAGAGCGACGGCGCGGAGGACGCGGCCACCGAAATCAGAGGCGAAGCGGAAGCGGgagaggaagcggcggagcaACCCACCGGAGAGGCAGTGGTGAAAGGAGACTCTGAAGGAGGGGCATCGGGCCTGGAGACAGAGAAGAAGGGTGATGATGGCGGGTCCTTCTTCCAAGGCCTGAGCAGAGTCCTCCTAACCGTCTTGGCGATCCTCTCCCTGGAGTTCCTCCTGTAA
- a CDS encoding hypothetical protein, conserved (encoded by transcript PVX_085465A), with amino-acid sequence MAQRMARSAAHGVTRFAARRISAKALTGYLAPPGGTWGYEIKNTPALSALGREIPCVGCHGKKRVPFGKNHFGTLHKGGDAYDFEEAGTTASTLCREKPDDQNGCKGKSGQVNEATTDIVQLNEEGTPLPGDASDVITTDGMKNEAAAEQGRDKTTKEYMVLMFTCKICEKKSAKKFSKQAYNNGVVIIRCPSCENLHLVSDQLGWFQEGKTNIEDILKQKGESVIRKFSYNNLLEIDDLLNAYK; translated from the coding sequence ATGGCGCAACGCATGGCGCGGAGCGCTGCACACGGGGTGACCCGCTTCGCAGCGAGGAGAATCTCAGCGAAGGCGCTCACTGGTTATTTGGCACCCCCCGGAGGAACCTGGGGAtacgaaattaaaaacacaCCGGCGTTGTCCGCACTTGGAAGGGAAATCCCCTGTGTGGGCTGCCACGGTAAGAAGCGTGTGCCATTTGGGAAGAACCATTTTGGGACACTACATAAAGGGGGGGATGCATATGACTTTGAGGAGGCCGGCACAACGGCTTCCACACTGTGTAGAGAAAAACCGGATGATCAAAATGGGTGTAAGGGGAAGAGCGGCCAGGTAAACGAAGCCACTACAGATATTGTTCAGCTGAATGAAGAGGGGACCCCCCTCCCAGGTGATGCCTCAGACGTGATTACCACCGATGGTATGAAAAACGAAGCTGCCGCAGAACAGGGAAGGGACAAAACCACAAAGGAATACATGGTGCTCATGTTCACATGCAAAATATGCGAAAAGAAAAGTGCGAAGAAGTTTTCCAAGCAGGCATATAATAATGGGGTGGTTATTATTCGCTGCCCCTCCTGCGAGAACCTCCACTTGGTTTCGGACCAGCTGGGGTGGTTCCAGGAAGGCAAGACCAACATTGAGGACATTCtgaagcagaagggggaaagcgTAATTAGAAAGTTCTCCTATAACAACCTGCTCGAGATCGACGATTTGCTGAATGCGTACAAGTGA
- a CDS encoding hypothetical protein, conserved (encoded by transcript PVX_085455A) — MVGPAALFLCVYHVALAVLGSVFFENYLFKDFDNSFSIVKIIFCCSFVLCLSLLSMLVFEILGFLTTTLKLFIWYIDITSLVLFIYLIIPISLIYTYVTYEDEEAANGLFKFNYFYNALRKMKNKKNILPEHVKANFMRRLLYVSEDLMKQMENYNRKMRNKNKQKIFQFVIGCLLILPIIWFTFYKISMITLKNNNDIYDQSSDFYNIGNVLQEKFNIVNKDFSQEYNTNNGKNKYSFFFKVMKNLLIYISVTGMTLVSALSAFTSLYSPYTNISLFFFFVTIKKVKIIENKIKFVTNELSLKKKLLVLYDHPHLMQAFHCRGGGDASTLRASLSRGGSPINGGIGSVTSVVSDRIGSAAFGVDIPLEQATSPFPHCPDGGHHLSATLQGEADMWSGANMWSDANMWSDANMLSGTNSGGGANPGGELPHQLATMMCDHLVGTSTGEEPPGEKLPQVRRGTQQEEVEYIGCKPFKKCNLYLGSHKSIYKDIYETFMKKENGLDLGETLPDGEDDAEMGVGDDMRKDLRTFEGGEGHSTSQTRLTESSLSSMSNRSRQSKRYGAREMDTPHRGQPSPFAPSGGEQTAAGSYSDGEDGNDDECWEYNPGGKQPDGVLSTAQMSKMGSGSSLYRRSVKSGKHVCYTGRFLFFKTTEGEKKETTKQKKTGATLFSQLRGICSVGRFFQQGEPLPRGGTHKGDHSTATKQSAANAANPANAANAANAANAANAANPANAANPANGEGACSAGGRHISEFLSASIERSYRTLKSVKDFFKRNKANAKKKKKKEILMQDIKSLEYMAKNLYFLLDDVIKEQIRINQSSSLSGMLLYLLGILMSILCVYKITKTCYIIYMVEIYYRFICTYSSGHVLMLFYAKNINIDFINDLKKVLHIVHININLENYVVSITSILLLCFIFTNLKSFMERIIKLRYSAKSSLYSNLAILLMCEIMVLYFSAYCIQLFDYLPAKEKMKMLYIFFNNNLLDLFKLKYHFDFVYVLSLFISLFLIRLHHRHRSSQFREI, encoded by the coding sequence ATGGTCGGCCCGGCCGCACTCTTCCTGTGCGTCTACCACGTCGCCCTGGCAGTGCTGGGCTCCGTGTTTTTCGAAAACTACCTGTTCAAGGACTTTGACAACAGCTTTAGTATcgtcaaaataattttctgtTGCTCCTTTGTGTTGTGCCTCTCCCTTCTCTCCATGCTGGTCTTCGAAATACTTGGCTTCCTCACGACAACGCTGAAGCTTTTCATATGGTACATAGACATCACTTCCCTGGTCCTGTTCATCTACCTCATCATCCCCATCAGTTTAATTTACACATATGTCACTTACGAAGATGAGGAGGCGGCAAATGGACTCTTCAAATTTAACTACTTTTACAATGCGCtcagaaaaatgaaaaataaaaaaaatattttacctgaacatgtTAAGGCAAATTTTATGAGAAGATTACTCTACGTAAGTGAAGATTTGATgaaacaaatggaaaattacaacagaaaaatgagaaataaaaacaaacaaaagaTATTTCAATTTGTTATTGGCTGTTTGCTCATTTTACCAATCATCTGGTTTACCTTTTACAAAATTTCGATGATCACTCTGAAGAATAACAATGACATTTACGACCAATCGTCTGACTTTTATAACATTGGAAATGTCTTGCaggaaaaatttaacatTGTAAATAAAGATTTTTCACAGgaatataatacaaataatgggaaaaataaatactcttttttttttaaagttatGAAGAACTTGCTCATTTATATATCCGTTACGGGGATGACTTTGGTGAGCGCTCTTTCCGCCTTCACCAGTTTGTACTCCCCCTACACCAACATcagcctcttcttcttcttcgtcacCATTAAGAAGGTCAAAATTATTGagaacaaaattaagttTGTGACGAACGAGTTGtctttgaagaagaagctcctCGTTCTGTATGACCACCCCCATTTGATGCAGGCCTTTCATTGCCGAGGCGGGGGGGACGCCTCCACCCTCCGCGCTTCCCTCTCCAGGGGAGGCAGTCCAATTAATGGCGGTATCGGGAGCGTCACTAGCGTCGTTAGCGATCGCATCGGGAGCGCCGCCTTTGGCGTGGACATCCCCCTGGAGCAGGCCACGTCCCCCTTTCCCCACTGCCCGGACGGGGGGCACCACCTCAGCGCCACGCTCCAGGGAGAGGCGGACATGTGGAGTGGTGCAAACATGTGGAGTGATGCGAACATGTGGAGTGATGCAAACATGTTGAGTGGCACGAACAGCGGGGGTGGTGCAAACCCCGGGGGGGAGCTGCCCCACCAGCTGGCGACCATGATGTGTGACCACTTGGTGGGGACCTCCACCGGGGAAGAGCCGCCGGGGGAGAAACTCCCCCAAGTGCGCAGAGGAACACAGCAGGAGGAAGTTGAGTACATCGGGTGCAAGCCCTTTAAGAAGTGCAACCTCTATCTGGGCTCCCACAAGTCGATTTACAAAGACATTTACGAGACTTtcatgaaaaaggaaaatggcTTGGACTTGGGCGAGACGCTCCCGGACGGGGAAGACGACGCAGAGATGGGCGTGGGGGACGACATGCGGAAGGACTTGCGCACCttcgaggggggggagggccaCTCGACGAGTCAGACGCGGTTAACGGAGTCAAGCCTGTCAAGCATGTCAAACAGGTCGAGGCAGTCGAAGCGTTATGGCGCGCGAGAAATGGACACCCCGCACAGGGGGCAGCCCAGCCCATTTGCcccttcggggggggaacaaacggCAGCTGGGAGCTACTCGGATGGGGAAGATGGCAACGATGACGAATGTTGGGAATACAacccgggggggaagcaacctGACGGCGTCCTCAGCACAGCACAgatgagcaaaatggggagtggCAGCTCCCTCTACAGGAGAAGCGTCAAGTCGGGGAAGCACGTCTGTTACACGGGGCggttcctcttcttcaagACGActgagggggagaagaaggagacgACAAAGCAAAAGAAGACTGGGGCGACCCTCTTTTCACAGCTGAGGGGCATCTGCTCAGTCGGGCGGTTCTTCCAGCAGGGCGAGCCGCTGCCGCGGGGAGGTACCCACAAGGGTGATCACAGCACAGCTACGAAGCAAAGCGCCGCAAACGCCGCAAACCCTGCAAACGCCGCAAACGCCGCAAACGCCGCAAACGCCGCAAACGCCGCAAACCCTGCAAACGCCGCAAACCCTGCAAACGGTGAAGGTGCctgctctgcgggggggaggcacatCTCCGAGTTCCTCTCCGCGAGCATCGAGCGATCGTACAGGACGCTGAAGAGCGTGAAGGACTTCTTCAAGCGAAACAAAgcaaacgcaaaaaaaaaaaaaaaaaaagaaatcctCATGCAGGATATCAAGTCGCTAGAATATATGGCCAAAAATCTGTACTTCCTCCTGGATGACGTAATCAAGGAGCAAATCAGAATTAACCAAAGTTCCTCCCTCAGTGGAATGTTGCTGTACCTTCTGGGCATCCTCATGTCTATCCTATGCGTTtacaaaattacaaaaacgtGTTACATCATTTACATGGTGGAAATTTACTATCGATTCATCTGTACATACAGCAGCGGACATGTCCTCATGTTGTTCTacgcaaaaaatattaacatagATTTTATAAATGACTTGAAGAAAGTTTTGCACATCGTCCACATCAACATAAATTTAGAAAACTACGTCGTCTCCATCACGTCCATCCTTCTcttgtgttttatttttaccaatttGAAATCTTTTATGGAAAGAATAATCAAGCTGAGGTATTCCGCCAAGTCCTCCCTCTACTCCAATCTGGCCATCCTGCTCATGTGCGAAATTATggttttgtatttttccgCCTACTGCATCCAGCTGTTTGATTACCTCCCTGCCAAggagaagatgaagatgcTTTACATTTTCTTCAACAACAACTTGCTGGACCTGTTCAAGCTCAAGTACCACTTTGACTTCGTCTACGTGCTCTCGCTCTTCATTTCGCTCTTCCTCATTCGCCTGCACCACCGCCACCGCTCCAGCCAGTTCCGCGAGATATGA
- a CDS encoding glycine-tRNA ligase, putative (encoded by transcript PVX_085460A; Apicoplast targeted protein. Curated by Stuart Ralph, Walter and Eliza Hall Institute of Medical Research, Australia.), giving the protein MRLLGTLLILVPLQVKARCDVLSRVNSKLRRAPLSTVRAKRHSRAAYIVHSPVPKESRRRYSLVGRRVSDHLRSAHPGSAPLRSMEQSHSSAIGSANGPAAADTSRIEEQIERCSQEISALVERNECIRGLNDEELKKEHDANEKSLEEKKRKLKRLYTLPSEPLNLAKNRTKVDNLAKRKLFYTNSFEIYGGSSGLIDYGPSGCLLKSELETLWRYHFIFYDEMLEICGTCITPYNVLKTSGHVDRFTDLMIRDAVTGEFFRADKYIAEWLTSRAEAVKKQEGEQAGDKRDHPLQEQPPHQVASQPHSAEQMMGVVRRLDGMSEQEIKDVIQQYEIKSPAKNEFVGPFPFNLMFQTKIGPKEDAEDASAQRGQPSGSPPSPTDVSYLNSVAFLRPETAQGIFVNFKKLLEYNGGKMPFAGAQIGLGFRNEISPRNGLLRVREFEMAEIEYFVNPERKCHEKYPLFKHLVLPLYPREEQLASGEHSRVVHMEIDEAVTKGIIANEALAYFLARTYLFLLKCGINKDGLRFRQHLPTEMAHYANDCWDAEILTSYGFIEVVGHADRSAYDLKNHIKVTGANLYACEKYDSPVEEEHIKISPNKAKIGMKFKSQQSVIYQWLNERTTEELLAIDEELNRKNSYVVSISPSGASSPPSSFELSRDMVKFEKFKKKVQEKNFIPNVIEPSFGIGRLIFCIIEHSFRTRTFADEKEERHYLSLPYALAPVKCSVLTISNNKTFVPFVKQIQMILNEISISSKIDTSSVSIGKKYARTDEIGIPFAVTIDFQTLKDKTVTLRERDSMLQVRLGLSELPGAVTALLRQKKTWAELVAQCGLFTQQNLDP; this is encoded by the coding sequence ATGAGACTGCTCGGGACGCTGCTAATTTTGGTGCCCCTGCAAGTGAAGGCGCGCTGCGACGTTCTGAGCAGAGTCAACTCCAAACTGCGGAGGGCGCCCCTCAGCACGGTTCGCGCGAAGAGGCACAGTAGGGCGGCGTACATCGTGCACAGCCCAGTGCCTAAAGAGAGCAGAAGGAGGTACTCCCTCGTAGGCAGGAGGGTGAGTGATCACCTAAGGAGTGCTCACCCAGGCAGCGCCCCGTTGAGAAGCATGGAGCAAAGCCACAGTTCGGCAATCGGCTCGGCAAACGGCCCAGCCGCCGCGGACACCTCCCGCATAGAGGAGCAAATCGAAAGGTGCAGCCAGGAGATATCGGCCCTTGTCGAGAGGAACGAGTGCATCCGAGGATTAAACGATGAGGAGCTCAAAAAAGAACACGACGCGAATGAGAAGTCCCTAGAAGAGAAGAAGCGCAAGCTGAAACGGCTGTACACTCTCCCAAGCGAGCCACTCAATTTGGCGAAGAACAGAACAAAGGTAGATAACCTAGCCAAGAGGAAACTCTTTTACACAAACTCGTTTGAGATTTATGGAGGTTCCTCAGGCCTAATCGATTACGGCCCCTCCGGTTGTCTTTTGAAATCCGAACTGGAGACCCTCTGGAGGTaccacttcattttttatgatgaAATGCTGGAAATCTGCGGGACGTGCATAACCCCCTACAATGTGCTGAAGACCTCCGGACACGTCGACCGGTTCACTGACCTTATGATTAGGGATGCCGTCACGGGGGAGTTTTTCCGCGCGGATAAGTACATCGCGGAGTGGTTAACCAGCAGGGCGGaggcggtgaagaagcaggagggggagcaagCAGGGGATAAAAGGGACCACCCCCTCCAGGAGCAGCCCCCCCACCAGGTGGCCAGCCAACCTCACAGCGCCGAGCAAATGATGGGCGTGGTGAGGAGGCTGGACGGAATGAGCGAGCAGGAAATAAAAGACGTCATCCAGCAGTACGAAATAAAGTCCCCCGCGAAGAACGAGTTCGTGGGCCCCTTCCCCTTCAACCTCATGTTCCAGACGAAGATCGGTCCGAAGGAGGACGCCGAGGATGCCAGTGCGCAGAGGGGTCAGCCAAGtgggtcccccccctcccccacagACGTAAGTTACTTGAACAGTGTAGCATTCCTCAGACCAGAAACCGCCCAAGGAATCTTCGTCAACTTTAAGAAGCTGCTAGAGTACAACGGGGGGAAGATGCCTTTCGCAGGGGCGCAAATCGGGCTGGGATTTCGAAACGAAATATCCCCGAGGAATGGCCTCCTACGTGTGCGTGAATTTGAAATGGCCGAAATCGAGTACTTTGTAAATCCGGAGAGGAAATGCCACGAGAAGTACCCCTTGTTTAAGCATTTGGTGCTTCCCCTGTACCCAAGGGAGGAGCAACTGGCCAGTGGGGAACACTCCAGGGTAGTGCACATGGAGATAGACGAAGCAGTCACCAAGGGGATTATCGCGAATGAGGCTTTAGCGTATTTCCTCGCAAGGACGTATCTGTTCTTGCTAAAGTGCGGCATTAATAAAGACGGCCTGAGATTTCGGCAGCACCTACCAACTGAGATGGCTCACTACGCGAATGACTGTTGGGATGCAGAGATTTTGACATCCTATGGCTTCATTGAGGTGGTGGGACATGCCGACAGATCTGCATACGACTTGAAGAACCACATAAAGGTGACGGGGGCGAATTTATATGCCTGCGAGAAGTATGATAGCCCCGTGGAGGAAGagcatattaaaatttcCCCCAACAAGGCAAAAATAGGCATGAAATTCAAGAGCCAACAGAGTGTAATATACCAGTGGCTGAATGAGAGGACAACGGAGGAGCTGCTAGCCATCGATGAGGAGTTAAACAGGAAGAACTCCTACGTTGTGAGTATCAGTCCCAGCggtgcctcctcccccccctcatcATTTGAATTGAGCAGAGATATGgtcaaatttgaaaagtttaaaaagaaagtgcAGGAGAAGAATTTCATCCCGAATGTGATTGAGCCTTCCTTTGGGATCGGCCgactcattttttgcatcatCGAGCACTCATTTCGAACGCGCACCTTTGCAgatgagaaggaggagaggcaCTACTTGTCGCTGCCGTATGCACTGGCACCTGTAAAATGCTCCGTGCTAACCATTTCGAATAATAAAACTTTCGTTCCCTTCGTGAAGCAGATTCAAATGATCCTCAACGAGATTAGCATCTCCTCCAAAATTGACACCTCGAGTGTCTCCATTGGGAAGAAGTACGCGCGGACGGATGAAATTGGCATCCCCTTTGCAGTCACCATAGATTTCCAGACGCTCAAGGATAAGACCGTCACCCTGCGAGAGAGGGACTCCATGCTGCAGGTCCGGCTCGGCCTCTCCGAGCTTCCCGGCGCGGTCACTGCCCTCCTTCGCCAGAAGAAGACCTGGGCGGAGCTCGTCGCCCAGTGCGGCCTCTTCACGCAGCAGAATTTGGACCcatag
- a CDS encoding hypothetical protein, conserved (encoded by transcript PVX_085450A), with protein MQISPGRGNNSGANHGTDGLKASQGGDPRKGREQYNYEFAESFFSSNDQLNTCALDIGGTLIKVAYLSDHYVSGGGQQKGKTQFLSIKIRGSQNLYVHFFNVNELNHTLAFLIKNGLMRQKIFLTGGGAHKFFFYIIDRIVKQEVIIRRGVSEECPLWVSKCHHCETTRTLSVELHPRGSSLPGGHTHEGVPFTKAVLDSFPACETVRIYLVREKVKQEGEGSLPSKAPYQRVDKSTDGGDNSPEKELQGELILQCSRKDEMHCVMNGLYKLLSVKKSVVRYDLLIKKEVPVQVKLPYEPFIIANIGSGISILLSNGHNKYRRIGGTAIGGGTLLGLAQMILQKVSFEELIRLAAPPGRHSSPGGHSSPLDLTLRHVRPDAACTGAPPHAEHALAASFGHLSNILKMKSVEDEKSIGQAVARSLITMVSFNIGYLLHLLARIHGVRRWDVSPFFWLS; from the coding sequence ATGCAGATCAGCCCCGGGAGAGGAAACAACTCAGGAGCGAACCACGGGACGGATGGATTGAAAGCGTCACAAGGGGGAGACCCACGAAAGGGAAGGGAGCAATACAACTACGAGTTTGCGGAAAGCTTCTTCAGCTCGAACGATCAGCTTAACACCTGCGCACTGGACATCGGAGGGACGCTAATTAAAGTTGCCTACCTGAGTGACCACTACGTAAGTGGTGGAGGccaacaaaaggggaagacccAATTCTTGAGCATCAAAATTAGAGGGAGCCAAAATCTGTATGTTCACTTCTTCAACGTAAATGAGCTTAACCACACGTTggcctttttaattaaaaatggattgatgagacaaaaaatatttctgacCGGTGGGGGGGCTCACAAGTTCTTCTTCTACATAATTGATCGGATCGTCAAACAGGAGGTGATTATCCGGAGGGGCGTTTCAGAGGAGTGCCCCCTATGGGTTTCCAAGTGTCACCACTGCGAGACGACACGCACTCTATCTGTGGAGCTGCACCCACGGGGGAGTAGCCTCCCTGGTGGTCATACCCACGAGGGGGTCCCCTTCACCAAAGCTGTGTTGGACTCCTTCCCTGCCTGCGAAACGGTTCGCATATATTTGGTGCGGGAGAAGGTGAAGCAAGAGGGAGAAGGCTCCCTCCCCAGTAAGGCCCCCTACCAACGGGTGGATAAATCAACCGATGGGGGAGACAACTCCCCGGAAAAGGAACTCCAAGGTGAGCTCATTCTACAATGCAGTCGGAAGGACGAAATGCACTGCGTGATGAATGGGCTCTACAAACTTCttagcgtaaaaaaaagtgttgtGAGGTACGATCTATTAATAAAGAAGGAGGTacctgttcaggtgaaacTTCCCTATGAGCCATTTATCATTGCCAACATAGGGTCAGGCATTTCCATTCTACTGTCTAATGGGCATAACAAATATAGGAGGATCGGGGGGACGGCCATCGGGGGGGGGACGCTCTTGGGGTTGGCTCAGATGATTTTGCAGAAGGTATCCTTTGAAGAGCTTATCAGGTTGGCCGCCCCCCCTGGTAGGCACTCCTCCCCTGGTGGGCACTCCTCCCCATTGGACCTAACCCTGAGGCATGTGAGGCCAGACGCAGCTTGCACTGGCGCCCCCCCACATGCAGAGCACGCCCTGGCAGCGAGCTTCGGACACTTGagcaacattttaaaaatgaaaagtgtGGAAGACGAGAAATCAATTGGGCAGGCTGTAGCCAGGAGCCTCATCACCATGGTGTCCTTCAATATAGGTTACTTGCTTCACCTCCTTGCACGGATCCACGGCGTGCGCAGGTGGGacgtttccccttttttttggctatcctaa